Proteins from one Desulfobulbaceae bacterium genomic window:
- a CDS encoding radical SAM protein encodes MSHHPSPFIIPIFLNHLGCPHRCIFCNQIPITGTSSPALSRPTESVAAEISAWLERSRQTPRKTQVAFYGGSFTGLPFDLQRQYLEAVQPFIKSGHVDEIRLSTRPDYISPTTPEFLRNFGVTIIELGVQSMSQNVLNQSQRGHSVNQIKQALSILKSCGITTGAQIMIGLPGESTITTVSGAKSLAQLQPDFVRIYPTLVIKGSGLEQLYHSGRYHPLSLNKAVTLTARLTQIFAEKDIAVIRAGLQSNLELEAHLIAGPYHPAFGELVKARRLFHEVRRKLHDYRNRPCRITIAIQDQSLLTGNKEENLLRLKRLGLLDHATIIFKDLGGQRGKVLMEEVD; translated from the coding sequence TTGAGTCACCATCCCTCACCTTTCATCATTCCAATCTTTCTTAATCACCTGGGATGCCCTCACCGCTGCATCTTCTGCAACCAAATACCCATCACCGGAACTTCCTCACCAGCATTAAGCCGTCCCACAGAATCTGTTGCTGCAGAAATCAGCGCCTGGCTTGAAAGGTCGAGACAAACACCACGCAAGACCCAGGTTGCTTTTTATGGCGGTAGCTTCACAGGACTCCCCTTTGATCTACAGAGGCAGTATCTTGAGGCGGTGCAACCATTTATCAAATCCGGCCACGTAGATGAAATTAGGCTTTCAACCCGCCCCGATTATATTTCCCCCACCACACCAGAATTCCTACGCAACTTCGGAGTTACGATCATTGAGTTGGGGGTCCAATCTATGAGTCAGAACGTGCTCAATCAAAGCCAGAGAGGGCATAGCGTAAATCAAATCAAACAAGCGCTATCAATCCTCAAAAGTTGTGGGATCACCACAGGTGCACAAATCATGATTGGACTCCCGGGAGAGAGCACCATCACGACAGTTTCGGGGGCAAAGTCTCTCGCTCAATTGCAACCCGACTTTGTTCGAATCTATCCAACACTTGTCATCAAGGGTAGTGGCCTTGAACAATTATACCACTCCGGTAGATACCATCCATTATCACTGAATAAAGCCGTCACCCTCACCGCTCGACTTACCCAAATTTTTGCTGAAAAAGATATCGCCGTTATCCGAGCAGGTCTCCAGTCTAATCTTGAGCTTGAAGCACATTTAATCGCAGGCCCATATCATCCTGCATTTGGTGAATTGGTCAAGGCCAGACGCTTGTTCCACGAAGTCAGGCGCAAACTCCACGACTACCGAAACCGCCCCTGTAGGATTACTATCGCCATTCAGGACCAATCACTACTCACCGGCAATAAAGAAGAAAATCTACTCCGACTAAAGCGACTTGGGCTACTCGACCATGCAACAATTATTTTTAAAGATTTAGGAGGGCAACGGGGGAAAGTTCTGATGGAGGAGGTCGACTAA
- the rnc gene encoding ribonuclease III — protein sequence MSSIQNHLIPSHCQLSQLENLIGYRFTDQSLLLRALTHRSFRAEHPRLVATDNETLEFLGDAVLDLVIGAQLIALYPEKPEGELTKLRSALVQEKHLSIVANDLSIGTFLLLGKGEDQSKGRQKPSILASTYEAVVGAIFSDSNYQTAKEIIEHQFHARIDMAQLAMKASDPKSALQELTQEKHNTAPAYVLESSEGPDHAKIFTVSVHLLGRCVASASARSKKAAEQKAAAAAITHLRQP from the coding sequence ATGAGCAGCATACAAAATCATCTCATTCCTTCTCATTGCCAACTTTCACAGTTAGAAAATCTAATCGGCTACCGCTTCACAGACCAGTCACTCCTGCTCCGAGCCCTCACCCACCGCTCTTTCCGGGCCGAACACCCAAGACTGGTAGCAACAGACAATGAAACTCTCGAATTTCTAGGCGATGCAGTACTTGATCTGGTTATCGGCGCTCAACTCATCGCGCTATACCCGGAAAAACCCGAAGGGGAGTTAACAAAACTCCGTTCCGCTCTTGTCCAGGAGAAACATCTATCCATTGTAGCTAATGATCTGAGCATCGGGACATTCTTACTCCTCGGCAAGGGAGAAGATCAAAGTAAAGGACGCCAGAAACCTTCCATTCTTGCATCTACCTACGAGGCTGTGGTCGGAGCAATTTTTTCCGATAGTAATTACCAGACTGCCAAAGAAATAATCGAGCATCAATTCCATGCCCGAATCGATATGGCTCAACTGGCCATGAAAGCCAGTGACCCTAAAAGTGCACTTCAAGAGTTAACCCAGGAAAAGCACAATACAGCCCCTGCCTATGTCCTTGAAAGCTCGGAAGGACCAGATCATGCCAAAATCTTTACTGTCTCTGTCCATCTTCTTGGGCGATGCGTGGCCTCCGCCTCGGCCAGAAGCAAAAAAGCAGCTGAACAAAAAGCGGCAGCGGCAGCCATTACCCATTTACGCCAACCTTGA